From a region of the Dehalococcoidia bacterium genome:
- a CDS encoding endonuclease domain-containing protein: MRKNRDLANLARELRHKQTDAERALWARVRNRQLEGVKFRRQQPIGPYIVDFVSLDRKLVIEIDGGHHSEEELRESDQKKSAWLEERGYEVLRFWNNEVMRNMEGVLEKMREALG, encoded by the coding sequence ATGAGAAAGAACAGAGACCTGGCAAATCTTGCTCGCGAACTCCGCCACAAACAAACTGACGCGGAAAGGGCCCTCTGGGCGAGGGTACGGAACAGGCAGCTGGAAGGTGTCAAGTTTCGAAGGCAGCAACCTATAGGCCCGTACATCGTCGATTTCGTGAGCCTGGACAGAAAGCTCGTAATCGAAATCGACGGTGGCCACCACAGCGAGGAAGAGCTGAGGGAAAGCGATCAGAAGAAGTCAGCGTGGCTGGAAGAGAGGGGCTATGAAGTGCTTAGATTCTGGAACAACGAGGTTATGAGGAACATGGAGGGTGTTCTGGAGAAGATGCGAGAGGCGTTAGGATGA
- a CDS encoding molybdopterin-dependent oxidoreductase: MGGKGGKVTVRTVCGVPDYQRCGLSVEVRDGVISKVRPADFPDPVDKGACEKGLAASELVYHPDRLRYPLKRVGERGGEEWRRVSWDEVLDSIVAELQRIATKYGSTSVAWTAPILSNLTGGGYSRLISLTKGTWVDWWGCGDAAGPCADMATFGSPMGERYLRNFNDPRFTIVWGYNPAVTVYPFMRRITRDRKKGCRVVVIDPRFSETAARADEHVPIRPGTDGALALGMINLVLEHGLQDERFIAESTVGPLLVRGDNGLFLREGDLVEGGSGRSFMVFNESADRAQPSDTPGVTPAITGVYTVSGIKCRPAYQVLADMVREYTPEWVSQITDVPQDVIGRLAIDYATQKPASIYRGWGMQRSYYGDLSCRAINTLAAITGNIDARRPSSFVLNAHPFLMPGGPYTSIPLMLLHDAITKGEPFPIKALMCTWHNLVTQMPNTNRVTSELLPNLELLVVCDLFMTESAKYADYVLPVASFFECTDLCRADLQHPYLQLQQKVIEPLYESRSDFQIAAELGRKMGYGEYFDKTEEQYIEEILASGHPTMEGVSVERLKQGPVMAKPLERPQQLGTPTGRVEFYVESIKQFGQELPIYLEPVESARSEKAKSYPLTLLSTHPESRVHSTLANIPSLLKKVPEPALQINPSDAEPRSIVDGDVVRVFNDRGQLKTRAELSTGIKPGVVNITEGWWPGQYIEGHLNLLTHDMINPVQQHILQPNAAFYDVLVEVERV, encoded by the coding sequence ATGGGTGGTAAAGGTGGAAAAGTAACCGTACGAACTGTGTGTGGGGTGCCTGACTACCAAAGGTGCGGGCTATCGGTGGAGGTAAGAGACGGCGTTATCAGTAAAGTCCGCCCCGCCGATTTTCCCGATCCGGTTGATAAAGGAGCCTGCGAGAAAGGGCTGGCAGCATCTGAATTGGTCTACCACCCGGATAGGCTGCGTTATCCCCTGAAGCGCGTAGGGGAACGTGGAGGGGAAGAGTGGCGGAGAGTATCATGGGATGAGGTGCTGGACAGCATTGTGGCTGAGCTGCAGCGGATAGCCACGAAGTATGGTTCCACCTCGGTTGCCTGGACGGCACCAATACTATCAAACCTGACCGGAGGCGGCTATTCCAGGCTGATAAGCCTGACCAAAGGGACCTGGGTAGACTGGTGGGGCTGTGGTGATGCCGCTGGCCCCTGCGCCGACATGGCTACCTTCGGCTCGCCTATGGGGGAGAGGTACCTTAGAAATTTTAACGATCCCAGATTTACGATTGTCTGGGGCTATAATCCGGCGGTAACCGTTTATCCCTTCATGCGAAGGATTACCAGGGACAGAAAAAAAGGCTGCAGGGTGGTCGTTATCGACCCCCGTTTCAGCGAAACAGCCGCCCGTGCCGATGAGCACGTGCCGATAAGGCCTGGAACCGATGGGGCGCTGGCACTGGGCATGATAAACCTTGTCCTGGAGCATGGGCTGCAGGACGAACGATTCATAGCCGAAAGTACCGTTGGCCCTTTGCTGGTGAGGGGCGATAACGGCCTATTCCTGAGGGAGGGTGACCTGGTGGAGGGTGGCAGCGGGCGGAGTTTCATGGTATTTAACGAGAGTGCCGATCGAGCACAACCATCTGATACCCCTGGTGTAACTCCGGCAATCACCGGTGTTTATACCGTTTCTGGCATAAAGTGCCGGCCGGCGTATCAAGTGCTGGCTGATATGGTACGGGAATACACACCTGAATGGGTGTCACAGATCACGGATGTCCCGCAAGATGTCATCGGGCGCCTGGCGATCGACTATGCCACGCAAAAGCCGGCCTCGATCTATCGGGGGTGGGGAATGCAGAGGAGTTACTATGGCGATCTTTCTTGCCGGGCGATAAACACGCTGGCGGCAATCACCGGCAATATCGATGCCAGGCGACCTTCCTCCTTTGTGTTGAATGCGCATCCCTTCCTGATGCCGGGTGGGCCTTACACCAGCATTCCTCTGATGTTGCTTCATGATGCCATTACCAAAGGGGAGCCTTTTCCCATAAAGGCGCTAATGTGTACATGGCATAACTTGGTAACCCAAATGCCCAATACTAACCGGGTGACCTCCGAGCTTCTGCCCAACCTGGAGCTTCTGGTCGTATGCGACCTCTTCATGACCGAGTCAGCCAAATATGCCGATTATGTGCTGCCGGTAGCTTCTTTTTTCGAGTGCACCGACCTTTGTCGGGCCGATCTCCAGCACCCCTATCTGCAGCTACAGCAGAAGGTGATAGAGCCGCTTTATGAGTCCAGATCGGATTTCCAGATAGCCGCAGAGCTGGGCCGGAAGATGGGGTACGGTGAATACTTCGATAAGACCGAGGAGCAATACATAGAGGAAATCCTTGCATCTGGCCACCCTACGATGGAGGGTGTTTCGGTGGAGAGGCTGAAGCAGGGTCCGGTGATGGCAAAACCACTGGAGCGTCCGCAACAACTGGGGACGCCAACCGGCAGGGTCGAGTTTTACGTTGAAAGCATAAAGCAATTTGGTCAGGAATTACCGATTTACCTGGAACCGGTGGAAAGCGCTCGCAGTGAGAAGGCAAAGAGCTACCCGCTTACTCTGCTATCGACACACCCCGAAAGCCGCGTGCACTCTACCCTGGCCAATATCCCCAGCTTACTGAAAAAAGTGCCTGAGCCTGCTCTGCAGATAAATCCGTCGGATGCTGAACCGCGCAGCATCGTCGATGGAGACGTTGTGCGTGTTTTCAATGACCGCGGGCAGCTCAAGACGAGGGCGGAGCTAAGCACCGGGATAAAGCCAGGTGTTGTTAACATAACGGAAGGATGGTGGCCAGGTCAGTATATCGAGGGTCATCTCAACCTATTAACCCATGACATGATAAACCCGGTTCAACAGCATATACTCCAGCCCAATGCTGCATTCTATGATGTCCTGGTGGAGGTGGAAAGGGTATAG
- a CDS encoding CocE/NonD family hydrolase, with product MREVITEFHSGDLTLEGVLCMPEEGGPLPATIVCHPHPLYGGSMDNNVVNCLCSALNAESFISFKFNFRGVGRSQGDFGNGAGEQEDVSNAISFVATLSQVDPEHIGLIGYSAGAAFALPVGCKDSRIKALGAISPPLSMFDFEFLKGCVKPKILISGSRDDFTPIGRFVEFCQNLPGPTEYDCIEGADHFWWGYEPGLARKTAAFFAKTLSR from the coding sequence ATGAGAGAGGTAATAACGGAGTTTCACAGCGGCGATCTTACCCTCGAGGGGGTACTTTGTATGCCGGAAGAAGGCGGTCCTCTACCGGCAACAATAGTCTGCCACCCCCACCCCCTCTATGGTGGCAGCATGGACAATAATGTGGTGAATTGCCTCTGCAGCGCACTCAATGCAGAATCGTTTATCTCATTCAAATTCAACTTTCGCGGTGTAGGTAGAAGCCAGGGGGATTTCGGTAACGGGGCAGGCGAGCAAGAGGATGTCAGTAATGCCATTTCCTTTGTAGCTACGCTGAGCCAAGTTGATCCCGAGCATATTGGGCTCATCGGCTATTCAGCCGGTGCCGCCTTCGCTTTGCCCGTTGGATGTAAGGATTCCCGGATCAAGGCCCTGGGTGCTATCTCGCCCCCGCTTTCCATGTTCGATTTTGAGTTCCTGAAAGGCTGCGTCAAGCCAAAAATCCTGATCTCCGGAAGCAGGGATGATTTTACGCCTATCGGCCGCTTCGTTGAATTTTGCCAGAACCTTCCTGGTCCCACAGAGTATGATTGCATAGAGGGGGCTGACCATTTCTGGTGGGGATATGAACCTGGACTGGCTCGAAAAACCGCCGCCTTCTTCGCTAAAACTCTGAGCCGGTAA
- a CDS encoding histone deacetylase family protein — MKVIYHPRYEEVYSSDPAATTGRMESVLKEVSPHFEVVTAEPAAVDDISLVHSDEHIRDIQRSGLTYEVALLAAGGAIKAAELAIGGEPAFGLIRPPGHHASQCHCWGFCFFNNMAISIARLRKEGKIDKALILDIDLHFGDGTDNIFRGVPEVVYFHPEGRDREEFVDTISQVLDRARGDVVAVSAGFDRHEQDWGGLLKTEDYQNIGALVKRFAQRECHGRRYGMLEGGYNHDVLGMNVRALLEGMS; from the coding sequence ATGAAGGTTATTTACCACCCGCGATATGAAGAGGTTTACAGCAGTGACCCTGCAGCCACAACGGGGAGAATGGAGAGCGTCCTGAAGGAGGTCTCACCCCATTTTGAGGTGGTCACGGCGGAACCGGCAGCGGTGGATGACATATCGCTGGTTCACTCCGATGAGCATATACGGGATATTCAGAGGAGTGGCCTGACCTACGAGGTAGCACTGTTAGCAGCAGGAGGGGCTATCAAGGCAGCGGAGCTGGCAATAGGTGGCGAGCCCGCCTTCGGGTTGATAAGGCCGCCGGGGCATCATGCAAGCCAGTGCCACTGCTGGGGGTTCTGTTTCTTCAATAACATGGCCATATCCATTGCCAGGCTTAGAAAAGAGGGCAAAATCGATAAAGCATTGATACTGGACATAGACCTCCACTTCGGAGACGGTACCGATAATATCTTCCGTGGTGTGCCAGAGGTGGTCTACTTCCATCCCGAGGGTAGAGATAGAGAGGAATTCGTGGATACCATTTCGCAGGTTCTGGACCGTGCCAGGGGGGATGTAGTGGCAGTCTCAGCCGGGTTCGACCGCCACGAGCAGGACTGGGGTGGTCTGCTCAAGACCGAGGACTACCAGAATATCGGTGCTCTGGTAAAGCGATTTGCCCAAAGGGAGTGCCATGGCAGAAGATATGGCATGCTGGAAGGGGGCTACAACCATGATGTCCTCGGAATGAATGTCAGGGCCTTACTGGAGGGGATGAGCTAG
- a CDS encoding histone deacetylase → MSATGIFFHYQDGERLRDFPQALEGILSRDNVFFYDAFYPLKPPCSFDLDPIPIDVIGEVHTPEMIERVKRSAAYEGALFSASGTVAAALRIWKGEIDSAFVFTGYGDHHAGSNSFGGGCYFNGAAIAIRELRKRFEAQRFAIIDTDAHHGDGTWEIFNNDPDILYFCFCSGSYQEKNNKVNVQVPWRVSDEEYLRLISQSFYPRVEAFQPEAIFWNWGYDGTQGEYGDIGLTPDSHGLFAREIKRAADQLCHGRLIVVLCGGSRRDLARRLIPEVIRVLAE, encoded by the coding sequence GTGAGTGCAACTGGTATCTTCTTTCACTACCAGGATGGAGAAAGGCTTCGGGACTTCCCCCAGGCGCTCGAGGGGATACTTTCCCGGGATAACGTCTTCTTCTACGATGCTTTTTACCCACTGAAACCCCCTTGCTCTTTCGACCTGGATCCTATCCCCATCGATGTTATCGGCGAGGTTCATACCCCTGAGATGATTGAGCGGGTAAAAAGAAGCGCCGCCTATGAAGGAGCGCTGTTTTCGGCCTCCGGCACCGTAGCGGCGGCCTTAAGGATCTGGAAGGGAGAGATAGATAGCGCCTTTGTATTCACCGGTTATGGGGACCATCATGCGGGGAGTAATTCCTTTGGCGGGGGGTGCTATTTCAATGGGGCGGCTATTGCCATCCGCGAGCTAAGGAAGCGCTTTGAGGCGCAAAGGTTCGCTATCATAGACACGGATGCCCACCACGGTGACGGCACCTGGGAGATTTTTAACAATGATCCCGATATACTATACTTTTGTTTCTGTTCGGGCAGCTACCAGGAGAAGAACAACAAGGTGAATGTTCAGGTACCCTGGAGGGTGAGCGATGAGGAGTATCTGCGTCTTATTAGCCAGAGTTTCTATCCCAGGGTGGAAGCCTTTCAACCCGAGGCTATTTTCTGGAACTGGGGCTATGACGGAACGCAGGGCGAGTATGGCGACATCGGCCTTACCCCCGACTCACACGGACTGTTCGCCCGGGAGATAAAACGGGCAGCCGACCAGCTCTGCCACGGCAGACTCATCGTCGTCCTTTGCGGTGGAAGCCGACGTGACCTGGCTCGCCGCCTCATCCCGGAGGTCATCCGGGTGCTTGCGGAATAG
- a CDS encoding PaaI family thioesterase, with translation MNQKAFQDYYPDHLSHCYGCGHLNEYGLQIKSYWDGEEAVCTFHPKPYHMAIPGYVYGGLIASIIDCHCTGTASAAAYRADGRDMDTEPPLRFLTGSLHVDYLHPTPLGVPLQVRASVKGIKGRKVVVAATLSAEGEVCARGEVVAIQVPEHLIPE, from the coding sequence ATGAACCAGAAGGCATTTCAGGATTACTACCCGGATCATCTGAGCCACTGTTATGGCTGCGGTCACCTGAATGAATATGGGCTGCAGATCAAGAGCTATTGGGATGGGGAAGAGGCTGTGTGCACCTTCCATCCAAAACCGTACCACATGGCTATTCCCGGATACGTGTACGGTGGTCTGATCGCCTCAATCATAGACTGCCACTGCACCGGCACAGCGTCGGCGGCAGCATATCGCGCTGATGGGCGCGATATGGATACCGAGCCGCCGCTACGCTTTCTGACCGGCTCATTGCATGTCGATTACCTGCATCCAACCCCGTTGGGTGTTCCGCTTCAGGTACGGGCATCAGTCAAGGGGATCAAGGGCCGGAAGGTTGTTGTTGCGGCGACACTGTCCGCCGAGGGAGAGGTCTGCGCCCGTGGGGAGGTGGTGGCTATTCAGGTGCCGGAGCATTTAATACCCGAGTAG
- a CDS encoding NAD(P)/FAD-dependent oxidoreductase yields MQYDAIVIGAGLGGLTAGAKLAKEGKKVLLIEQHVVPGGCATTFKRRDFNVEVGLHEMDGLDKNDPKIKIFEDLGVFNNVEFVRVPEFYRYINPRVDIVVPDDYREAIDVLVKRFPNEERGIRRFFKVIMGIHKEVGRLPREKWKFIALLPVFPIFFRNVMLRENATLGPFLDSVIQDEDLKLVLLANLGYYHDNPYTMSLLVYSAAQGGYFSGGGHFIKGGSQKLSNYLAKVIEDNRGEVLLRHLVTSIITKGNKAIGVRYRKTSGKDTEMQEAFGDFVVANAAIPNVLNELLPPSEARDKLASVVAGQEISCSLISVYLCFKRPPKELGNKCYSTFVAGGDVSSQSDLVEGSRADWSKRWFVFVDYSQIDSQLAPENKGLGVICTLDYLSDWEGLSKEEYRAKKKEVAQVLIERLDKLIPGIKEEVELYEVGTPKTIKRYTLNPEGTAYGFAQIPKQVGRKRIQRKSPIENLYFASAWAMPSHGFSGVIIGGYSCAEEILRK; encoded by the coding sequence ATGCAATATGATGCAATAGTCATAGGAGCTGGGCTCGGGGGTCTCACGGCTGGTGCTAAGCTTGCAAAAGAAGGGAAGAAGGTTTTGCTGATTGAGCAGCACGTTGTCCCCGGAGGTTGTGCAACGACGTTTAAACGGAGGGATTTTAATGTGGAGGTTGGGCTTCATGAGATGGATGGCCTGGATAAAAATGACCCGAAGATCAAAATCTTTGAAGACCTAGGCGTTTTTAACAATGTTGAGTTTGTCAGGGTTCCTGAGTTTTATCGCTATATAAATCCCAGAGTCGACATCGTGGTGCCTGATGACTATCGGGAAGCTATTGATGTCCTGGTGAAACGATTTCCTAATGAAGAAAGGGGCATTCGGAGATTCTTCAAAGTTATCATGGGTATCCACAAAGAAGTGGGCAGACTGCCGAGAGAAAAATGGAAGTTCATCGCTCTTCTTCCAGTCTTTCCGATATTTTTTAGAAATGTTATGTTGCGGGAGAATGCAACACTGGGACCATTCCTGGACTCAGTCATACAGGACGAAGACCTGAAACTGGTGCTGTTGGCAAATCTGGGCTACTACCATGACAATCCTTATACCATGTCCCTGTTAGTCTATTCGGCGGCTCAGGGAGGCTATTTTTCCGGCGGAGGGCATTTCATTAAAGGGGGTTCACAGAAGCTCTCTAATTATTTAGCGAAAGTAATTGAAGACAATAGAGGGGAAGTTCTTCTGAGGCATTTAGTTACTTCAATCATTACAAAGGGTAACAAGGCCATTGGGGTTCGATATCGAAAAACCTCTGGTAAAGATACGGAAATGCAAGAAGCTTTCGGCGATTTTGTTGTAGCAAATGCGGCTATTCCAAACGTTTTAAATGAGCTATTGCCACCCTCCGAGGCGAGGGATAAGTTAGCATCAGTTGTGGCAGGGCAAGAGATCAGTTGTTCACTTATTTCAGTCTACCTGTGCTTCAAGAGGCCACCGAAAGAGTTGGGAAACAAATGCTATTCTACATTTGTGGCGGGAGGAGACGTATCAAGTCAATCGGACCTGGTAGAAGGCTCGAGGGCAGACTGGTCCAAGAGGTGGTTTGTTTTCGTCGACTATAGCCAGATAGATTCCCAGTTAGCCCCCGAAAACAAGGGTCTGGGTGTTATATGTACTCTTGACTACCTCTCTGACTGGGAGGGTCTGAGCAAAGAAGAATATCGGGCAAAGAAAAAAGAAGTGGCACAGGTACTTATTGAGAGATTGGACAAACTGATACCGGGCATCAAAGAGGAAGTAGAATTATACGAGGTTGGAACTCCGAAAACCATCAAGCGCTACACCCTAAATCCTGAAGGGACAGCATATGGTTTTGCTCAAATACCAAAACAGGTGGGAAGAAAAAGAATACAACGAAAATCACCCATTGAGAACCTCTACTTTGCTTCGGCGTGGGCTATGCCTAGCCACGGTTTTTCGGGTGTAATAATAGGTGGTTATTCCTGCGCTGAAGAAATATTGAGAAAATAG
- a CDS encoding dockerin type I repeat-containing protein gives MRKRKFILIGIGVLVFTLLAGTVALAAVNYDIEPQVVSTGGGERASDNYMIRDVAGESAVGISQSQNYLLRAGFPLPAVVPSPTPTQRLEGDIHPLGSGNGIIDSADFQLVAQHIIWTITLTGDDFLAADVNDSGTIDSADLQLVAQYLIGTITAFPGGTYIP, from the coding sequence ATGAGAAAGAGAAAGTTTATCTTAATCGGAATCGGAGTGCTGGTGTTTACGCTGCTCGCGGGGACGGTCGCCCTGGCGGCGGTAAACTATGATATAGAGCCGCAGGTAGTCTCCACCGGCGGGGGTGAGCGGGCTTCCGATAACTATATGATACGCGACGTCGCCGGGGAGTCTGCCGTGGGCATCTCCCAGAGCCAGAACTACCTGCTGCGAGCGGGCTTCCCGCTGCCTGCGGTTGTACCATCCCCCACTCCGACGCAGAGACTTGAAGGCGATATCCACCCGCTGGGCAGCGGCAACGGAATCATCGACTCGGCAGATTTCCAGCTAGTTGCCCAGCACATCATATGGACCATAACGCTAACCGGCGATGATTTCCTCGCCGCCGATGTGAACGATAGCGGCACTATAGACTCGGCCGACTTGCAGCTTGTGGCGCAATACCTTATCGGGACGATAACAGCATTTCCTGGAGGAACGTACATTCCCTAA
- a CDS encoding nitroreductase family protein gives MIKDLITRNRSYRRFYQEVSIERETLRELVDLARLSASAANLQPLRYILSCDPQRNALIFSHLAWARYLQGWSGPGEGEEPSAYIVILGDTEVTRSFGCDHGIAAQSILLGATERGLGGCMIGSIKRQKLRQALDIPSRYKILLVLALGKPRETVVIDTVSPAGDIQYWRDSNGIHHVPKRHLDDIIVG, from the coding sequence ATGATAAAAGACTTAATAACAAGGAACCGGAGCTACCGGCGGTTCTATCAGGAAGTCTCCATTGAACGTGAGACACTGAGAGAACTGGTTGACCTGGCAAGACTGTCGGCATCGGCAGCCAACCTGCAACCCCTGAGATATATCCTCTCCTGCGACCCGCAAAGGAATGCCCTGATATTTTCACACCTCGCCTGGGCACGTTATCTACAGGGCTGGTCTGGTCCGGGCGAGGGGGAAGAGCCATCGGCATACATCGTTATACTCGGAGACACAGAGGTAACCCGGTCATTTGGCTGTGACCATGGTATTGCTGCTCAAAGCATACTTCTGGGCGCAACTGAGCGTGGTCTGGGCGGCTGTATGATTGGCTCAATAAAGAGACAGAAGCTGCGCCAGGCTCTCGATATACCTTCCCGCTACAAGATACTTCTTGTATTAGCCCTTGGCAAGCCCAGGGAAACGGTTGTTATCGACACAGTGAGCCCTGCTGGGGATATCCAGTACTGGCGAGATAGTAATGGCATTCACCACGTGCCAAAGCGACACTTAGATGACATCATTGTTGGTTAG